In Silene latifolia isolate original U9 population chromosome 3, ASM4854445v1, whole genome shotgun sequence, a single window of DNA contains:
- the LOC141649267 gene encoding uncharacterized protein LOC141649267 → MYQPLLDKLKASIQHWANKNLSYAGKTLLVNSVIFGLNNFWGASILFPKVVIKKINKICKDFLWGISDGTRRHTFLKWQLLCSPKLEGGIGIKEVLSWNCAQMVKWVWKLHNKPQSIWTRWAHTYVLKGQSIWIARQTISNSWYWNNVVKMKDLLLNIDGSSSLAMQLLERCTHHARFDTNAAYDLVRSRREPVPWHSIVHGNSCHPKNSFTGLMVMNDSLPIVAKLITRGLFLVNRCVLCECSMEDLHHVFFNCSYSRQVWAAVATWVHLPLSFSLDSIVQAFLSESRNGKQRASLMASFHFIWKERNSRIFKGAKSSSDSLCIVIKRAVSLRLYGSFA, encoded by the coding sequence ATGTATCAGCCTCTGCTTGATAAACTCAAAGCAAGCATTCAACATTGGGCAAACAAGAATTTAAGCTATGCTGGGAAAACTTTGCTGGTGAATTCTGTCATTTTTGGGTTAAACAATTTTTGGGGGGCAAGTATTTTATTCCCTAAGGTGGTCATAAAGAAAATCAACAAGATTTGCAAGGATTTCCTGTGGGGTATTTCTGATGGAACTCGTAGGCATACTTTTCTTAAGTGGCAATTACTATGTTCCCCAAAATTAGAGGGGGGGATAGGCATAAAAGAAGTCCTCAGTTGGAATTGTGCGCAAATGGTCAAATGGGTCTGGAAACTGCACAATAAACCTCAGTCTATTTGGACTAGATGGGCTCATACTTATGTCCTTAAAGGGCAGAGTATCTGGATAGCTAGGCAAACAATCTCAAATTCTTGGTATTGGAACAATGTGGTTAAGATGAAGGATCTTCTTCTTAATATTGATGGCTCTTCTTCTCTTGCTATGCAGCTGCTTGAGAGGTGTACTCATCATGCTCGGTTTGACACAAATGCGGCTTATGATCTGGTGAGAAGTAGGCGTGAGCCTGTGCCTTGGCATTCTATTGTTCATGGCAACAGTTGTCACCCTAAAAACTCTTTTACTGGACTTATGGTTATGAATGATAGCCTCCCTATTGTGGCTAAGCTTATTACCCGTGGTTTATTTTTGGTTAATCGATGTGTGCTATGTGAATGCTCTATGGAGGATCTTCACCATGTTTTCTTCAATTGCTCTTACTCTCGGCAAGTTTGGGCTGCTGTTGCTACATGGGTGCACCTCCCCCTGTCTTTCTCCTTGGATTCCATTGTTCAAGCTTTTCTTTCTGAATCCAGGAATGGCAAGCAAAGGGCGAGTTTGATGGCTTCTTTTCACTTCATCTGGAAGGAAAGGAATTCTAGGATTTTTAAGGGGGCTAAGTCCTCGTCTGATTCTCTTTGTATTGTTATTAAACGTGCTGTCTCATTGCGTCTGTATGGCTCTTTTGCCT